One Legionella lansingensis genomic region harbors:
- a CDS encoding cytochrome c oxidase assembly protein encodes MAEKSHAKLIIILAAIVIGMFAFGFALVPIYNSLCKALGINGKVSQAVTAYDASPSKIAKDRIVTVEFVATNNGALPWAFYPKTTKIKVHPGEVAKLAFYAENKTNHRMTVQAIPSVTPGIAAKYLKKTECFCFTQQTLNGHEAMNMPLLFHLDTDLPANIKTITLAYTLFDVTDRIMN; translated from the coding sequence ATGGCAGAGAAAAGTCATGCAAAATTAATTATCATACTTGCTGCCATAGTGATTGGGATGTTTGCTTTTGGTTTTGCCTTGGTGCCTATTTACAATAGCCTTTGCAAGGCTTTGGGGATCAATGGCAAAGTAAGCCAGGCGGTGACGGCCTACGATGCTAGCCCTAGTAAAATTGCTAAAGATAGAATAGTTACTGTAGAGTTCGTGGCAACTAACAATGGTGCTTTGCCCTGGGCGTTTTATCCCAAAACAACAAAGATAAAAGTGCATCCAGGAGAAGTAGCTAAGCTGGCATTTTATGCTGAGAACAAAACAAATCATCGCATGACGGTGCAAGCTATTCCTAGCGTTACTCCTGGAATAGCCGCGAAGTATTTAAAAAAAACCGAATGTTTTTGCTTTACCCAGCAAACGTTGAATGGGCACGAGGCGATGAATATGCCGCTATTGTTTCATCTTGATACGGATTTACCAGCCAATATCAAGACAATTACTTTGGCATACACACTCTTTGACGTTACCGACAGAATAATGAATTAA
- a CDS encoding cytochrome c oxidase subunit 3: MGAHGTYYVPKPSHWPLVGSIGLTTTLVGAASWLHHDWYGPYIFTLGLCILVFMMFGWFGQVIYENQKGLHNLQVDRSYRWGMVWFIFSEVCFFGAFFGALFFTRLWSIPVLGGEVHPITHITLWNDFQARWPLLINPNNQIFVGAKEGMQAWGLAAVNTLILLTSGVTITWAHWALKLNKRKQLVVAMICTISLGLLFLVCQANEYHEAYTEMNLTLDAGIYGTTFFMLTGFHGLHVTIGTIMLIVILIRCIRGHFTPERHFAFEAVAWYWHFVDVVWLFLFIFVYWL; this comes from the coding sequence ATGGGCGCACATGGCACTTATTATGTACCTAAACCCAGTCACTGGCCACTTGTTGGTTCTATTGGTTTAACCACGACGTTAGTGGGAGCTGCATCTTGGCTACATCATGATTGGTATGGGCCTTATATTTTTACCTTAGGCTTGTGTATTCTCGTCTTTATGATGTTTGGCTGGTTTGGTCAAGTTATTTATGAAAATCAAAAAGGACTTCATAACTTGCAGGTTGATCGTTCTTATCGCTGGGGAATGGTCTGGTTTATTTTCTCTGAGGTTTGCTTTTTTGGTGCTTTCTTTGGTGCTCTTTTCTTCACACGACTTTGGTCGATTCCTGTATTGGGAGGCGAAGTTCATCCCATTACTCATATTACCTTGTGGAATGACTTCCAGGCGAGATGGCCTTTATTAATTAACCCCAACAATCAAATTTTCGTTGGAGCAAAAGAAGGCATGCAAGCTTGGGGATTGGCTGCAGTTAACACCCTTATTTTGTTAACGTCCGGAGTTACCATCACCTGGGCTCATTGGGCTTTAAAATTGAATAAGCGCAAACAACTCGTTGTTGCCATGATTTGTACTATTTCATTAGGTCTACTCTTCTTGGTATGCCAAGCCAATGAGTATCATGAGGCTTATACAGAGATGAACCTAACATTGGATGCCGGTATTTATGGTACGACCTTTTTCATGTTGACAGGTTTCCATGGTTTACATGTGACAATTGGGACCATCATGCTTATTGTTATCTTGATACGTTGCATCCGTGGTCACTTTACACCAGAGCGTCATTTTGCCTTTGAAGCCGTAGCATGGTATTGGCACTTTGTAGATGTGGTTTGGTTATTCTTGTTTATCTTTGTTTATTGGTTATAA
- the mnmG gene encoding tRNA uridine-5-carboxymethylaminomethyl(34) synthesis enzyme MnmG, giving the protein MNLEKQYDVIVVGGGHAGTEAALASARLGAQTLLLTHNMDLLGQMSCNPAIGGIGKGHLVKEIDALDGAMALAADKAGIQFRMLNASKGPAVRATRAQADRVLYRQAIRQQLQSQANLTLFQQAVEDILIEGERVTAVVTQMGLVLRARAIVLTVGTFLGGKIHVGMSQYAGGRAGDPPAIALANRLRELDLPVGRLKTGTPPRIDGRSLDYSQMTIQPGDETIPVFSYLGHVGLHPQQVPCYITHTTSTTHEIIQANLHQSPMYAGVIEGIGPRYCPSIEDKIVRFADKPSHQIFVEPEGLTTDEIYPNGISTSLPFEVQVQFVRTIKGFENAHITRPGYAIEYDYFDPRGLNAFLQTKPFGNLFFAGQINGTTGYEEAAAQGLIAGMNAALQTQDKALWSPRRDEAYMGVLIDDLITCGTQEPYRMFTSRAEYRLLLREDNADLRLTEKGRELGLVGDHRWQTFCEKREAIERAQTQLKATIVRVSHNEHLNSVLDNPLQQDCRASELLKRPEITYQHLQDITALGLSKLTTDVAEQVEIQSKYAGYIERQLLDIERLRKHENTQLPSTLDYSKVSGLSTEVVQKLTRIKPATLGQAARVSGVTPAALSLLLVHLKKHREPA; this is encoded by the coding sequence CCCGCTTGGGCGCGCAAACCTTGTTGCTGACTCATAATATGGATTTGCTTGGGCAAATGTCTTGCAATCCTGCCATTGGTGGCATTGGTAAAGGACATTTAGTCAAGGAAATCGACGCCCTTGATGGCGCAATGGCTTTAGCTGCCGACAAGGCCGGTATTCAATTTCGCATGCTCAATGCCTCTAAAGGTCCTGCTGTCAGAGCCACACGCGCACAAGCTGACCGCGTACTTTATCGGCAAGCCATACGACAACAATTACAAAGCCAAGCGAATTTAACTCTATTTCAACAGGCTGTTGAGGATATTCTGATTGAAGGCGAGCGCGTCACGGCTGTGGTCACGCAAATGGGTTTGGTATTGCGCGCGCGTGCTATTGTCTTAACAGTGGGTACATTTCTAGGCGGCAAGATTCACGTCGGTATGAGCCAATATGCCGGCGGGCGGGCGGGTGATCCACCTGCCATTGCTTTGGCCAATCGCCTAAGAGAATTGGATTTACCGGTGGGTCGATTAAAAACAGGAACACCTCCGCGTATTGATGGACGTTCACTTGACTATAGCCAAATGACCATTCAGCCGGGTGATGAGACCATCCCTGTGTTTTCTTATTTAGGACATGTGGGTTTACATCCGCAGCAGGTCCCTTGTTATATTACCCACACGACCAGCACCACTCATGAAATCATTCAAGCGAATTTGCATCAATCTCCGATGTATGCAGGCGTGATTGAAGGCATCGGTCCACGCTATTGCCCTTCTATCGAAGATAAAATAGTGCGCTTCGCTGACAAACCGTCGCACCAGATTTTTGTTGAACCCGAGGGGTTAACCACGGATGAAATTTATCCGAATGGTATTTCGACCAGTTTGCCATTTGAGGTTCAAGTTCAATTTGTGCGCACCATCAAAGGTTTCGAAAACGCTCATATCACTCGTCCAGGGTATGCCATCGAGTACGATTATTTTGACCCACGCGGCTTGAACGCGTTCTTGCAAACGAAACCCTTCGGCAATTTATTTTTTGCTGGTCAAATTAATGGCACAACGGGTTATGAAGAAGCGGCGGCCCAAGGGTTAATTGCGGGCATGAACGCCGCTTTGCAAACTCAGGATAAGGCGCTTTGGTCTCCTCGTCGTGATGAAGCCTATATGGGCGTTTTGATTGATGACTTGATAACCTGCGGCACGCAGGAACCTTATCGTATGTTTACTTCACGTGCTGAATACCGCTTGCTGTTACGTGAAGATAATGCCGATTTACGCTTAACTGAAAAAGGACGTGAACTAGGATTGGTTGGTGACCATCGCTGGCAAACCTTTTGCGAAAAAAGAGAAGCCATAGAACGTGCACAAACACAACTCAAAGCCACCATCGTGCGTGTCAGTCACAATGAACATCTGAATAGTGTTCTAGACAATCCATTGCAACAAGATTGTAGAGCGTCCGAATTGCTAAAACGTCCGGAAATAACGTATCAGCATTTGCAAGACATTACTGCTTTGGGTTTATCGAAGTTGACCACGGATGTGGCCGAGCAAGTTGAGATTCAAAGCAAATATGCAGGTTATATCGAGCGTCAGCTCCTCGATATTGAGCGCCTGCGCAAGCACGAAAACACCCAGCTGCCCAGTACGTTGGATTACAGTAAAGTGTCTGGTTTATCCACCGAGGTCGTGCAAAAATTAACGCGGATAAAACCAGCCACTCTGGGTCAAGCCGCTAGGGTTTCTGGCGTAACACCAGCCGCCTTATCATTGCTTTTAGTGCACCTAAAGAAACATCGGGAACCCGCATGA
- the rsmG gene encoding 16S rRNA (guanine(527)-N(7))-methyltransferase RsmG, with product MSKDPRITHLLSEGFLQLGLKADIAPFLQYLLLLNKWNRSYNLTAIRDLDTMVTRHILDSLAIIPWLKGRRVVDVGTGAGLPGIPLALYNPQLQVVLLDSNGKKIRFLEEAKRALAINNIEIVQSRAENYHPHQGFDTVISRAFSDLAQMIKWTSHLIGNDGIWLAMKGRYPETELASIHLPYQVKSYLVPGLDGERCCVIISNRSTKESSWPK from the coding sequence ATGAGCAAGGATCCGCGGATTACACACCTCTTAAGCGAAGGCTTCCTGCAGTTGGGCTTAAAAGCAGACATTGCTCCTTTTTTACAATACTTACTGTTATTAAATAAATGGAATCGCAGTTATAATTTAACCGCCATTCGTGACCTGGATACCATGGTCACACGTCATATTTTAGATAGCTTAGCCATCATTCCATGGCTAAAAGGTAGACGTGTTGTGGATGTCGGCACTGGAGCAGGTTTGCCAGGGATCCCGTTAGCCCTTTATAATCCGCAACTTCAGGTAGTATTACTCGATAGCAATGGCAAAAAAATTCGTTTTCTAGAAGAAGCAAAACGAGCTTTAGCCATTAATAATATCGAAATTGTGCAGTCACGCGCAGAAAACTACCACCCACACCAAGGTTTTGATACAGTAATTAGTCGGGCATTCAGTGACTTAGCGCAAATGATAAAATGGACTTCTCACCTCATTGGCAATGACGGTATCTGGCTTGCCATGAAGGGGCGCTATCCTGAAACTGAATTGGCGAGCATCCATCTACCTTACCAGGTCAAATCGTATTTAGTACCTGGCCTTGATGGGGAGCGTTGCTGTGTCATTATCAGTAACAGATCAACCAAGGAATCATCATGGCCAAAGTGA
- a CDS encoding ParA family protein has product MAKVIAIANQKGGVGKTTTAINLAASIAANRHAVLLIDLDPQGNATMGSGVDKNALVHTTNDVLLRDCLAQQACLTTTCGFDLIPANSDLTVAEVSLMERDHRETFLFKALQSIQKTYDFILIDCPPALNTLTINALVAADSVLVPMQCEYFALEGLAALLNTIEQVKTSVNPRLHIEGVLRTMYDARNRLCSEVSKQLLEHFNNKVYRTVIPRNIRLAEAPSHGVPALQYDKTSPGAAAYMVLAAEVISKQPLVV; this is encoded by the coding sequence ATGGCCAAAGTGATAGCCATTGCCAATCAAAAAGGAGGCGTTGGCAAAACAACAACAGCAATTAACTTGGCGGCCTCCATTGCAGCAAATCGCCATGCCGTTCTGCTTATTGATTTAGACCCTCAGGGTAATGCAACCATGGGCTCAGGGGTTGATAAGAACGCTTTGGTTCATACCACAAATGATGTATTGCTCCGTGATTGTTTGGCACAACAGGCCTGTCTAACAACAACGTGTGGCTTTGATCTCATTCCTGCCAACAGCGATTTAACTGTGGCAGAAGTTAGTTTGATGGAGAGGGATCATCGCGAAACCTTTCTATTTAAAGCGCTGCAATCCATTCAAAAAACCTATGATTTCATTTTGATTGATTGTCCTCCTGCTTTAAATACATTAACCATTAATGCCTTGGTGGCTGCTGACTCCGTGCTCGTTCCCATGCAATGCGAATATTTTGCACTAGAAGGCTTAGCAGCGTTGCTGAACACCATCGAGCAAGTAAAAACCAGTGTGAATCCACGCTTGCATATCGAAGGGGTGTTACGCACCATGTACGATGCTCGCAACCGCTTATGCTCAGAAGTGTCGAAGCAACTTCTCGAGCATTTTAATAACAAAGTTTATCGTACTGTAATACCACGCAATATCCGCCTGGCTGAAGCGCCCAGTCATGGCGTGCCCGCTTTACAATATGATAAAACCTCTCCTGGTGCCGCAGCTTATATGGTCTTAGCTGCAGAGGTGATTAGTAAGCAACCCTTAGTCGTTTAA
- a CDS encoding glycosyltransferase family 9 protein yields MTLPSLQALKSAGFDLQLYGQKWIFDLLQSLPAKLFYLPKSIRLARNEISKNLATNTLLFTNSFSSALITYLAKKKAVSYKNTIRNVLLYRSIDKERHLHEVEYFWKIAKLAALTWLPDASWPTSIPKSIHLPLNPISELKVEERLKRDNITDPFIIFCPSATGAAKQGAYKIWPHWRELSEQINQLGMTSIMCPGPLEEAYCKQLLPKTKLVAGLNLSELAAMLKRASLVVSNDSGPMHIATAVGATVLGIFGSTNPIRTAPWGGSYIGELGKWPSSHLVLAQIAKMLNL; encoded by the coding sequence ATGACATTACCATCCTTACAGGCATTAAAATCTGCTGGATTTGATTTGCAATTGTATGGCCAAAAATGGATTTTTGATTTATTACAAAGCTTGCCAGCCAAATTATTCTATCTTCCTAAATCAATCCGTCTTGCGCGGAATGAAATTAGCAAAAATTTAGCAACAAATACATTATTATTTACGAATAGTTTTTCGAGTGCATTGATCACGTACTTGGCAAAAAAGAAAGCAGTCAGTTATAAAAATACGATTCGCAATGTCTTGTTATATAGAAGTATTGATAAAGAAAGGCATTTGCATGAAGTCGAATACTTTTGGAAAATCGCAAAACTTGCAGCGTTAACTTGGCTACCTGACGCTTCTTGGCCAACAAGTATTCCAAAATCAATTCATCTCCCTTTAAATCCTATTAGCGAATTAAAGGTAGAAGAACGATTAAAACGAGATAACATCACTGATCCTTTTATTATATTTTGCCCTTCTGCTACGGGTGCTGCAAAACAGGGTGCTTATAAAATTTGGCCTCATTGGCGCGAGTTATCCGAGCAAATCAATCAACTTGGGATGACCAGCATCATGTGTCCTGGACCGCTTGAGGAAGCGTATTGCAAACAGTTACTACCCAAAACGAAATTGGTCGCTGGACTAAATTTAAGCGAACTTGCTGCCATGTTGAAACGAGCTAGTCTAGTCGTGTCAAATGATAGTGGACCTATGCACATTGCAACAGCTGTGGGAGCTACTGTGCTCGGGATCTTTGGTTCCACTAACCCCATTCGAACAGCGCCGTGGGGAGGGAGTTATATTGGTGAGTTAGGGAAATGGCCATCTAGCCATCTTGTACTTGCGCAGATCGCCAAAATGTTAAATTTGTAA
- a CDS encoding ParB/RepB/Spo0J family partition protein — translation MTVKSRGLGRNLSALLGNTNTTLLVDKPTSEPLKLAIHCLQPGKYQPRGEIEEQTLAELAASIQQQGILQPLIVREIAEGRYEIIAGERRWRASQLAGLNEVPVILRQVDDETAMAMALVENLQREDLNPMDQARAMYRLTSEFGLTHQQVADVLSKSRTAVSNYLRLLSLNPGVRRLLEHGDLDMGHARALLMLSDDQQLAAAELIVAKNLSVRETEKLVARIKAGKSEPVPKTEVSQLVQEQLQILSKQLNTKIRLKPGKTGKGTLVIHYDNLQRLHAVIKELLG, via the coding sequence ATGACAGTGAAAAGCAGAGGGTTAGGACGTAACTTATCCGCCTTATTAGGTAATACCAACACGACGCTACTTGTTGATAAACCAACAAGTGAACCCCTCAAACTAGCTATTCATTGTTTACAACCAGGAAAGTATCAACCTCGGGGTGAGATTGAAGAACAAACACTCGCCGAGCTCGCGGCATCCATTCAACAACAGGGCATCTTACAACCCTTAATTGTGCGCGAAATCGCTGAAGGACGTTATGAAATCATCGCAGGTGAACGCCGTTGGCGGGCTTCACAATTGGCAGGTTTAAACGAAGTACCAGTGATCCTGCGTCAAGTCGATGATGAAACAGCCATGGCGATGGCTTTGGTTGAAAATTTACAGCGAGAAGATTTAAATCCGATGGATCAAGCCCGTGCCATGTATCGTCTTACCAGTGAGTTTGGTTTAACGCACCAGCAAGTAGCTGACGTGTTGTCAAAATCACGCACTGCTGTAAGTAATTATTTACGTTTATTAAGTTTAAATCCTGGGGTTAGACGATTGTTAGAACATGGCGACTTGGACATGGGACATGCCCGTGCATTGCTCATGCTGAGTGATGATCAACAACTTGCAGCGGCTGAGCTTATTGTTGCCAAGAACCTGTCCGTGCGTGAAACCGAAAAGCTTGTTGCTCGCATCAAAGCTGGGAAATCAGAGCCTGTCCCAAAAACTGAAGTTTCCCAACTTGTACAAGAACAACTACAAATACTTTCCAAACAGCTAAACACCAAAATTCGACTAAAGCCAGGCAAAACCGGAAAGGGGACCTTAGTTATTCACTATGATAACCTGCAGCGCTTGCATGCCGTTATTAAGGAATTGCTAGGATAG